The following coding sequences are from one Lolium rigidum isolate FL_2022 chromosome 6, APGP_CSIRO_Lrig_0.1, whole genome shotgun sequence window:
- the LOC124668242 gene encoding mediator of RNA polymerase II transcription subunit 15-like encodes MWVSDGSELRYTEYCKKLGEMRGTDVDPLSVPFDPEVAVLVGQGKRNGRLWIGDGCIHPATVPSIRQLRRGRTSSDPQIETRPTPSSVAMQRIQAQVEEQNKLREEAEARAQRMEEQMMLQQQQLAQQQKTMEWMTQQMSQQQEHMRMLAMQPGGVTLPPLAPPPFTFPWAPPSSGSNNMPLGGLGNQEGTPPVPPMAGSHVLSNQNVARKL; translated from the exons ATGTGGGTGAGTGATGGATCTGAGCTCCGGTATACGGAGTACTGCAAGAAGTTGGGGGAGATGCGTGGCACAGATGTGGACCCTCTCAGTGTTCCCTTTGACCCCGAGGTTGCCGTGCTAGTGGGACAGGGCAAGAGGAATGGTCGCTTATGGATTGGTGACGGTTGCATCCATCCCGCGACCGTTCCATCTATCCGCCAGCTCCGTCGTGGCAGGACGAGCTCCGATCCTCAAATAGAGACCCGCCCCACGCCTTCGAGTGTAGCTATGCAAAGAATCCAG GCTCAGGTGGAGGAGCAGAACAAACTGCGAGAGGAGGCAGAGGCAAGAGCCCAGCGAATGGAGGAGCAGATGATGTTGCAGCAGCAACAACTGGCACAACAACAGAAGACGATGGAGTGGATGACACAACAAATGAGCCAGCAGCAGGAACACATGCGCATGCTTGCTATGCAGCCGGGTGgcgtgactcttcctcctcttgctccTCCTCCTTTCACTTTCCCGTGG GCACCACCTTCGTCTGGCTCCAACAATATGCCGCTTGGTGGGTTGGGCAATCAGGAGGGAACCCCACCGGTGCCTCCTATGGCGGGTTCACATGTCTTGAGCAATCAGAATGTGGCTAGGAAGCTGTGA